A region of Oncorhynchus masou masou isolate Uvic2021 chromosome 29, UVic_Omas_1.1, whole genome shotgun sequence DNA encodes the following proteins:
- the LOC135518997 gene encoding mitochondrial pyruvate carrier 2-like: protein MAAMRVSYHKLLDKIGLMLPAKLRPLYNHPAGPKTIFFWAPMFKWGLVGAGLADMSRPAEKLSFSQSAVLTATGLTWSRYSLVIIPKNWNLFAVNLFVGSAGISQLYRIFQYEQGKKALAKEEAASAES, encoded by the exons ATGGCTGCGATGAGAGTTTCCTATCACAAACTGCTGGATAAGATCGGACTAATGTTGCCAGCAAAACTGAGACCTCTCTACAATCACCCTGCAG GTCCAAAGACTATTTTCTTCTGGGCCCCGATGTTCAAATGG GGTCTGGTCGGGGCTGGTCTGGCAGATATGAGTCGACCAGCTGAGAAACTGAGCTTTTCCCAGTCTGCTGTACTGACAGCCACAG GTCTGACCTGGTCCAGATACTCTTTGGTCATCATTCCAAAGAACTGGAACCTCTTTGCTGTCAATTTATTTGTGGGTAGTGCTGGAATATCCCAGCTCTACAGGATCTTCCA GTATGAACAAGGGAAAAAGGCACTAGCAAAGGAGGAAGCTGCCTCAGCAGAGTCTTGA
- the LOC135518996 gene encoding large ribosomal subunit protein eL24 codes for MKVELCSFSGYKIYPGHGVRYARIDGKVFQFLNAKCESAFLAKRNPRQINWTVLYRRKHKKGQSEEVTKKRTRRAVKFQRAITGASLAEIMAKRNQKPEVRKAQREQAIRAAKEAKKAKQTTKKPSAAGAKAPAKAAPKPKVAKQMKVNAPRVGGKR; via the exons ATGAA GGTCGAGCTGTGCAGTTTCAGCGGGTATAAAATATACCCCGGCCATGGCGTCCGATACGCCAGGATAGACGGAAAG gttttccagtTCCTGAATGCTAAGTGTGAGTCTGCCTTCCTGGCTAAGAGGAACCCCAGACAGATCAACTGGACTGTGCTGTACAGGCGCAAACACAAGAAGGGCCAATCT GAAGAGGTGACAAAGAAGCGCACACGTCGTGCTGTGAAGTTCCAGAGGGCCATCACCGGCGCCTCCCTGGCTGAGATCATGGCCAAGAGGAACCAGAAGCCTGAGGTCCGCAAGGCCCAGCGTGAGCAGGCCATCAG AGCTGCCAAGGAGGCCAAGAAGGCAAAGCAGACAACCAAGAAGCCCTCTGCCGCTGGTGCTAAG GCCCCTGCCAAGGCAGCACCCAAACCCAAGGTGGCAAAGCAAATGAAAGTCAATGCACCTCGCGTTGGAGGAAAACGCTAA